A stretch of DNA from Patescibacteria group bacterium:
CAGCGCCTTTTTTTTTGTCTTCAATTTTTGCGTAAAAAATTTCCATCTCCCCGCCCAAATCTTCCGAAGAAAGTTCTTTTACCTCGCAAATATCCTGGCGGGCAATCTGGCCAGCAATAATTTTTGGGTCATTTTTTAAATCATGAAGCACCCGCCGATAAGGCGCTTCCAGAAACCCATATTTATTAAGCTTGGCATAACTGGCCAAATGGCCGACCAAACCGATATTCGGACCTTCCGGAGTGGCAATCGGGCAAATGCGGCCGTAATGAGTCGTATGTACATCGCGAACATCAAAACCGGCCCGTTCTCTTGTTAAGCCCCCCGGACCCATGGCGGATAGCCGGCGCTTATGTTCCAATTCGGCCAAAGGATTGGTCTGATCCATAAACTGGGAAAGCTGGGAAGACATAAAAAATTCTTTGACCACAGAAATAACCGGCCGGGCGTTAATCAGTTTGTTCGGGGTTAAGCTGGTAATGTCGGCCGTGCTCATTCGGTCTTTAATAATTCTTTCCATTCTCGCCAAGCCTACCCTAAACCGGTTCTGGATCAATTCCCCGATCGCCCGGACGCGCCGATTGCCCAGGTGATCAATATCATCTTCCTGCTCCCCGGTAATATTTAGCCTTATAACTTCTTTTATCACCGCCACCAAATCCTCTTTTCTTAAAATTCTGGTTTCTTTGTTGTTGGGAATATCAAAACCGAATTTCCGGTTTAATTTGTAACGACCGACTCGACCGAAATCATAGCGGTCAAACCGGAAAAACATTGAATAAATCAGTTGCCGGGCATTGTCGGTCGCGGCCAAATCTCCCGGCCTAATCCTTTTGTAAACTTCCTGCAATCCCTCGGCTTCATTCTTTGCCGCATCCCGAGAAATGGTCGCCTCCACATAACTGGCTATCTCTTCATCCGTAACCTTCTTGTTGGATTCTTCCCTGCCCGGGATAATAAATCCTTCTTTGGCGGCAAACAGTTCCTTTATTTTTTCATCGCTGTCATAGCCAAAAGACCGCAACAAAGAGGTTACGGCCACTTTTCTTTTTCGGTCAATTCTTACCCAAATAGCCTTATTGGTGTCGGTCTCTATTTCCAGCCAGGCGCCGCGGTTGGGAATTATTTTCGCTCCATAGCATTTCTTGCCCTTGATAAAGTCGGAAGTGAAATAACGCCCGCGCTCCGGATAAGCTGGGAAACAACCACTCTCTCTATGCCATTCACTATAAAAGTTCCTCTTTTTGTCATCAAAGGAAAGTCGCCCAAAAAAACTTCCTGGGTGTTGGTTTCCCCGGTCCTTTTATTGGAAAGCCGAGTCTTGACACGAAGCGAAGCCTCAAAGGTCGTGTTTTTGGTTTTGCTTTCCGTTTCATTAAATTTCGGCTCGTCCAGATAATAATCTTCAAAATATAATTCTAGATCCCGGCCGATAAAATCCGTGACCGGAGAAATTTCATCAAAAAGTTCGGCCAGTCCTTCTTTCAAAAACCAATTATAAGAATCCTTCTGAATTTCTATCAGATCGGGCATGGGCATTGTTTCTCCTAGGCCAATGGTATTTTTTTCAACTTTTATATTTTGTGTCTTAGTGGTGGGCATAAAAATAATTTCAGACAACAAAAAACCTCAACACTTATTAGGTTGAGTTGGAAAAAGTTATTTAATTAAGTTAGAAAGAGAGAAATAAATCACCTTGGGAGGTTTTTAAAATTAAAAAGCATGGGGAGTTATATTCGGCAAAAAAATAAAACAAAAAAACGGCTAAACAAGCGTAAACTAAAGACGCAAATATTTCCGTTTTTTATAACGTTTTGTATATAACTTATATTAGTTTATTATTTCTCTTATGTTAACAGATATGAAAAAGCTTGTCAAGGTGGATAAGCAAAATAATTAAAATAAATCAAATTTACCAATTTTTTCTTTATTTCTAGCTAAAATTTAATTTTTCTAAAAAAGTTATCCACAGGCTACAACAAAAATAATTTTAGCGCTACTGTAGCCACCCTAACCAATTCTGTTTTTCCATTATCTCCACTTATCCATATTTTAACTTATTTATTTCTAATTATTTATTCTACATCAATCTCGTTATGCGTTATGCGTTATGCGTTCCAGCTCTTCCTTCGCCACTTCCCGATCATCCCATTTTATTTTTTCACCATTGGCCGCGCAAATCGCCTGCTCGCTCCCCTTGCCAGTTATCAAAACAATATCGTTTTCTTCGGCTAAAGATAAGGCTTTGCGAATAGCTTCGCGCCGGTCCAGTATTTTAAAAACTTTTTTGCTTGATTTGACTCCTCGGGCCACCTCGTCAATAATCGTTTGAGGGTTTTCGTCATAAGGGTCTTCATTGGTAATAATTATATAATCAGCATGCCGCCCGGCCAAGACGCCCAGTTTGGGCCTGCGGGCTTTATCCCTGCCCCCGCCGGCCGAGCCTAGGACATGAATAATTTTTCCGCGCGGAATTAATTCAACGGTTTCATAAAGCTTGGCAACCGCTTTCGGCTCAAAAGCGTAATCAACGATCACGGTAAAATTCTGTCCGGCCTCTATTTTTTCAAAACGACCGGGCACGCCTGCGACATTTTCCAGGCCTTCCTTGATTTTTTTCATATCCAAGCCTTCTGACAATCCGACGCAAACCGCGACCATAGCGTTAGCCGCGTTAAATTCGCCCAAAAGCCTTAAATTGATTTTTGAACTTGCTCCGCCTGCCCCGCCTTGGCGGTGGCTTTGGTTATGGCTCGGACGGCGGTTATTTACGAAAAAACTCGTCCCCTCTCTGCCGGCAAACACTTCAGAATACTTTATCTCTTCGGCTTTGGGCAGGCCTAAATCGCCCTTTTTCGTATAAACCATCCTTTCTTCCGCCCAAAAATCCAGAAAGTATTTAACCTCTTTGTCGTCGCCGTTGGCGATAATAATTTTTTTCACTCGATTCAAATCCGTTCTTTTGATTCCCGAATCGGACGAGCAAACGCATTTTTCGTTATCGGCATATTTTATCTTCCCTCTTTTCAAATGCTTAAACAATTCTCCTTTGGCTTTTTTATAATCGACAAAACTGCCATGCGATTCAATATGCTCCGGATAAAGTCCGGTAAAAATCAGGCTGTCATAATTTATGAAGCGGTGCCGGAACTGCCTTATTCCTTCCGAAGTCGTTTCTATAATGGCATACTGGCATTTATGCTTAACCATCTGGCGCAAAATTTTCTGGGTAAAAAAACGGCCAGGCATCGTCATCTTTCTGTCGTTGAGCCACTCTTTTTCCCCGTCCGAAAACATGGCCGTGGAAGTATAGCCGACTTTATGTCCCGCAGCTTTAAGCATTTTGGAAATTAAATAAGCGCTCGTGGTTTTACCCGTGGTGCCGGTTATGCCAATGACGATTAATTTTTCGCTCGGGAAGCGGTAAAACAAAGCGGCTGAAAAGCTAAAAATAAAATGATAAGCCGGCTGGAGAGCTTTGAATATTTTGCGGGGTATTAGTCTTTTTATTATATGTAAAAGTTTGTCCATAAAGGCTCAGTAAAAATAAAAAATATTTGTAAAAATTACTCATCCCGCCTGCTGGCGGGATTCATAATTTTTGATTTTTTATATTTAATTTTTTATTTTAGAAAGTCCTTCGCACCTTCCTGACCATTTTATAAACGCTGTACCAGCCGGAATCAAAAATCAAATCAAAAGTCCCGGGATAATTCATTTCCTGGCCGCCAAAACCCTTTTTAAATCTTGTCACGCCCGGCCATTTTTTCTCATCAATTCCAAAAAAATCATAATATTTATAACCCATTTTTTTGGCCAATTTTATAACTTCCCATTGCAAGGCGTAAGGCGCCATTAAATTGCGGCTGGCATTGCTTGAAGCCCCGTGCATATAAGTGGCGGTATTGCCGAAAAAAGAAAAAATACCGGTGGAAATAGGTTCGCCTTTGTGCCGGGCAAAAAATATTTTTATAAAATCGCGGCCAAACTTCAACATCTCCTTATAGTAATCAATCCCATGCAAACGGAAATTATCGCGGTCGCTTGTCTGGCCCATTAATTCCCAAAATTTGTCAAAACTTTCAATTCCCGACTCCTCCACTTTTATTTTTTTCTTTTCCGCCAGCCGAATATTGTATCTGGTTTTGGGGCGCATATCCTCCAATAATTCATTCTCAGCTTTCATCAGATCTAAAGTTAAAGTTCTGCTCGGCTGCACATCCAAAGTTTTTTCTATTTCCCAGTTCTCCAGCTTGCATTCAACTTCCGGCTCAAACCTTAAAAACATCGCCCCCTCTTTTCTCGCCAATTCTCTTATCTCATAAAACAACAATTCAACAACTTGTTTGGAATTCGCCCGCCCCGCTTCGCTTGGCGAGGCCGGGGGAATTTGGTTATTTGAATTTGTTCGGAATTCGGAATTCGGAATTCGGAATTTTTCAATAACCGGTCCGCGTGGACAATAAAAATAACTCTTGCCCATGGGCAAAAATTTTTTTACAATCGTGGCCGCCGCGGCTAAGTCTTGGTCTTCTCCCACTCCCAAACGAAAAACCTCGCCCGCCACTTTTTTCTGGAACTCTCCCCACAAGAAAGACTGCAAAAATTGACTATGTTTCTGACCAGCGGCAAAACCATCAAGTTTATCCTTGTCTTTTATTTCAATAATCTCCATATCTGTTATTATAACACACTACACCTAAAAGCTAACAGCTAAAAGCTATTAGATTATAACACATCGGGCAAAAAGAAAAGGAAGCAGAAAAACCGCTCCCCTTCAAATTGCCCCCCTTCGGCAAAGGGGGTTAGGAGGGATTTTTCCTCCCCCTAATCCACTCCCCTTCTTACTTCTTTAATTTCTCCCAGATTACCAAAACCGGAGAGGCGACAAAAATTGAAGAATAGGTGCCGATAAAAACGCCGATGGACAAAGCCAAAACAAAATCCCTTATCGTATTCCCGCCCCAAAAAAGAATAGAAAGCAAAACCAGCAAAGTCGTCAAAGAAGTATTCAAGGAGCGGGTTAAAGTTTGATTGACGCTGGTGTTAACCGTGCCTTCAAAATCTTCTTCGCTTCTGGGAAGGTTTTCCCTGATGCGGTCAAAAACCACAATCGTATCATTGACGCTATAGCCCAAAACCGTTAGAATCGCCGCTACGAAAGGCGTGTTTATTTCCACTCCCCAAAATTTGCCAAGAATCGCAAAAATTCCCAAGGTGATTAAAACATCATGAAAAAGCGCGATAATAGCCGATAAGCCATACTTCCAGGAAGCAACCGGTTTGGAAACTTTCCGAAAAGCAAAAGCGATATAAGCGATAATTATAACCAAGACAATAATTATGGCGTTAAAAGATTTGCTTTTGAGTTCTTTGCCAATTGAGGGTCCGATTGAATCAAAACGCAATTCTTCCACAGCGCTGCCGCCTTCAGCATCAT
This window harbors:
- the murE gene encoding UDP-N-acetylmuramyl-tripeptide synthetase, which codes for MDKLLHIIKRLIPRKIFKALQPAYHFIFSFSAALFYRFPSEKLIVIGITGTTGKTTSAYLISKMLKAAGHKVGYTSTAMFSDGEKEWLNDRKMTMPGRFFTQKILRQMVKHKCQYAIIETTSEGIRQFRHRFINYDSLIFTGLYPEHIESHGSFVDYKKAKGELFKHLKRGKIKYADNEKCVCSSDSGIKRTDLNRVKKIIIANGDDKEVKYFLDFWAEERMVYTKKGDLGLPKAEEIKYSEVFAGREGTSFFVNNRRPSHNQSHRQGGAGGASSKINLRLLGEFNAANAMVAVCVGLSEGLDMKKIKEGLENVAGVPGRFEKIEAGQNFTVIVDYAFEPKAVAKLYETVELIPRGKIIHVLGSAGGGRDKARRPKLGVLAGRHADYIIITNEDPYDENPQTIIDEVARGVKSSKKVFKILDRREAIRKALSLAEENDIVLITGKGSEQAICAANGEKIKWDDREVAKEELERITHNA
- a CDS encoding peptidoglycan bridge formation glycyltransferase FemA/FemB family protein, which translates into the protein MEIIEIKDKDKLDGFAAGQKHSQFLQSFLWGEFQKKVAGEVFRLGVGEDQDLAAAATIVKKFLPMGKSYFYCPRGPVIEKFRIPNSEFRTNSNNQIPPASPSEAGRANSKQVVELLFYEIRELARKEGAMFLRFEPEVECKLENWEIEKTLDVQPSRTLTLDLMKAENELLEDMRPKTRYNIRLAEKKKIKVEESGIESFDKFWELMGQTSDRDNFRLHGIDYYKEMLKFGRDFIKIFFARHKGEPISTGIFSFFGNTATYMHGASSNASRNLMAPYALQWEVIKLAKKMGYKYYDFFGIDEKKWPGVTRFKKGFGGQEMNYPGTFDLIFDSGWYSVYKMVRKVRRTF
- the secF gene encoding protein translocase subunit SecF, with the protein product MYKIIQKRKIWLSFSGILVALSIIALFMWGLNFGIDFTGGSLLEVKFLESQPSVADLRESFKDAGLSSLIIQPTESDSVILRFRENSEEKHQAIMSKLSGYDAEGGSAVEELRFDSIGPSIGKELKSKSFNAIIIVLVIIIAYIAFAFRKVSKPVASWKYGLSAIIALFHDVLITLGIFAILGKFWGVEINTPFVAAILTVLGYSVNDTIVVFDRIRENLPRSEEDFEGTVNTSVNQTLTRSLNTSLTTLLVLLSILFWGGNTIRDFVLALSIGVFIGTYSSIFVASPVLVIWEKLKK